The following are encoded together in the Citrobacter arsenatis genome:
- a CDS encoding glycosyltransferase family 2 protein, which yields MPTPLVSIIVTSYNHDAFLEEALDSVFNQTWKNTEVIIVDDASTDRSVEIIKKYQQKYNCKTILRETNYYSQKDKTGDKPIIEAMNMATGKYIAVVDSDDLIVPTKISHQVNVLEKNPHCVMCYSAIQVIMPDGSRFPYSDIFLDGDVFHHLLVSGNLSLYIGSLIRREAYLKIERSDPQLVQEDWDMFLKLSRQGHFISTQRLVAYYRRHDNNTWYRKDNSKLMYRNRMMILNQWKHEDAWVEAMNSRWKQYAHPDHTLVKEDIDELLIERPTDPLLHFQGFIVAVHNKDVTKAQYHIVQAIIYCDVRLEILPQLYFAALKSITDNKIKNTILSSLKSRLPDQYQQISAKFSQDLQ from the coding sequence ATGCCAACGCCTTTAGTGAGTATTATCGTTACCAGTTATAACCACGACGCTTTCCTTGAAGAGGCGCTGGATAGCGTCTTTAACCAGACGTGGAAAAACACCGAAGTCATTATCGTCGATGATGCCTCTACCGATCGGTCCGTCGAGATCATAAAAAAATATCAGCAGAAATATAACTGCAAAACGATACTGCGGGAGACCAACTATTATTCGCAGAAGGATAAAACTGGCGATAAACCGATCATCGAAGCCATGAACATGGCCACGGGAAAATATATTGCCGTGGTCGACTCAGACGATCTTATTGTTCCCACTAAAATCTCTCACCAGGTTAATGTGTTAGAGAAAAACCCGCACTGTGTAATGTGCTATAGCGCCATTCAGGTCATCATGCCTGACGGCTCGCGTTTTCCTTACAGCGACATTTTTCTTGATGGCGACGTTTTTCATCATCTGTTGGTTTCCGGAAATCTTAGTCTTTATATCGGATCGTTAATCCGCCGTGAGGCGTACCTGAAGATAGAGCGTTCCGATCCGCAACTGGTCCAGGAAGACTGGGACATGTTTCTGAAACTTTCTCGCCAGGGTCATTTTATTTCAACGCAGCGTTTAGTGGCCTACTACCGTCGACATGACAATAACACCTGGTACAGAAAAGATAACAGCAAATTAATGTACCGAAACAGGATGATGATCCTGAATCAATGGAAACATGAAGACGCCTGGGTAGAAGCGATGAACAGTCGCTGGAAACAATATGCTCACCCCGATCATACGCTGGTCAAGGAAGATATTGATGAACTGTTGATTGAGCGACCAACGGACCCTTTGTTGCATTTCCAGGGTTTTATCGTTGCCGTTCACAATAAAGATGTTACCAAAGCGCAATATCATATTGTGCAAGCCATCATTTATTGTGACGTTCGTCTGGAGATTTTACCGCAATTATATTTCGCGGCCTTAAAGAGCATTACTGATAATAAAATAAAAAACACGATCCTCTCCAGCCTCAAAAGCAGACTGCCCGACCAATACCAACAAATCAGCGCAAAATTCTCTCAGGATCTTCAGTAA
- a CDS encoding glycosyltransferase, whose product MSESSKARSALTGIVKTLDTGREKPFVSVITPTWNRAAFLPYLLYMFRYQDYPADRRELVILDDSPQSNQSIIDRLTQNHPEKFNIRYIYHAEKLTLGKKRNMLNALALGEYILCMDDDDYYPADKISYTIDMMQRHRALISGSDQIPIWYSHINRLFKSRSFGPQNILNGTFCYHRNYLKKHRYDDECNLGEEEGFTNQFTANPLQLPGERTIICISHSQNTFDKDFVLGSSEPLETTLGQAITDPMLKNWYQSLHNATHHQPIQWDYIDQVVIVNLDSRPDRLAHVQQELAFLNFPAQKVTRLAASVATNGQTGRRQSHMQALQLAQRNGWKNYLLLEDDSVILKQEKHIRVLNSLLHALPGFPWEVVILGGEIKQGRELKSLNGMIHARDCNKVCAYLVNSSYYPALAQQMEHDLSDTLEGQWQPLLREGKWLSCYPSICYQRAGYSDIEKKETDNIGYYFNKINKKPETVNTLVSHSPATTSTQIDAIGFYMETSLHYAVYRPIISELQAMGQTCSLLVSDKIPKSFLDEMTATIKTINDPALGGTRLSAIIEKRQRFRCLVSPYYTPLLNGLADSHVRTLYGLAKEEWNHAWWNAFYHRILCYSHYSQRALDIGGCAKVVGNPRFDEWHNRTYDTALPNSLKLNAKKQTILYAPTYGALSSLPHWAEQLSRLSHEYNVVTKLHHGTQHRPEEAASLALAQRYLKNRLDDPQHLLALIAQADYVLTDSSGFIFDALHMNKRVILLSWPEMSSLLDGQQSFSTPDSADQRIRNILPVALDIQTLRHALSCEFDWAALEAPLADIRHHYCDAFMDGQAGKRAAQEIVKLIDASPRQQSNTLLLSLQQKLFS is encoded by the coding sequence CTCCGCAAAGCAATCAGTCGATCATTGACAGACTGACGCAGAATCATCCGGAGAAATTTAATATTCGTTATATCTACCATGCGGAAAAACTGACGCTGGGCAAAAAGCGCAATATGCTCAATGCGCTGGCGTTAGGCGAATATATTCTCTGCATGGACGACGATGATTATTATCCGGCGGATAAGATCTCTTACACCATCGATATGATGCAACGCCATCGGGCGTTGATTTCCGGTTCCGATCAGATCCCTATCTGGTACAGCCATATCAACCGCCTGTTCAAAAGCCGCAGCTTTGGCCCGCAGAACATTCTCAACGGTACCTTTTGCTATCACCGCAATTATTTAAAAAAACACCGTTACGATGATGAATGCAACTTAGGCGAAGAAGAAGGATTCACCAACCAATTCACCGCAAACCCACTGCAATTGCCGGGTGAGCGCACCATTATTTGTATCTCGCACAGCCAAAATACGTTCGACAAAGACTTTGTACTGGGAAGCAGCGAGCCGCTGGAAACCACGCTGGGCCAGGCGATTACCGACCCGATGCTAAAAAACTGGTATCAGAGCCTGCATAACGCCACCCATCATCAGCCGATCCAGTGGGATTACATCGATCAGGTGGTGATCGTGAATTTGGATTCACGTCCGGATCGTTTAGCGCACGTCCAGCAAGAGCTGGCGTTTCTCAATTTCCCGGCGCAAAAAGTCACCCGCCTTGCGGCGTCAGTTGCGACTAACGGCCAGACGGGCCGCCGCCAGTCCCATATGCAGGCGCTGCAGCTGGCACAGCGTAACGGCTGGAAAAACTACCTGCTACTTGAAGACGATAGCGTGATCCTGAAGCAGGAAAAGCATATTCGGGTACTCAATTCGCTTCTGCACGCGCTGCCAGGCTTTCCGTGGGAAGTGGTTATCCTCGGCGGGGAAATTAAACAAGGCCGTGAACTCAAAAGCCTCAATGGCATGATCCATGCGCGTGACTGCAATAAGGTTTGCGCCTATCTGGTCAACAGCAGCTATTACCCGGCGCTGGCTCAGCAAATGGAACATGACCTCTCCGATACGCTCGAAGGGCAATGGCAACCGCTGCTGCGTGAAGGGAAATGGCTCTCTTGTTATCCGAGCATCTGCTATCAGCGAGCGGGATACAGCGATATCGAGAAAAAAGAAACCGATAACATCGGCTACTACTTCAACAAAATCAATAAGAAACCTGAGACAGTCAATACGTTGGTAAGCCACTCGCCTGCTACGACATCCACGCAGATAGATGCCATTGGCTTCTATATGGAAACCTCACTGCATTACGCGGTCTACCGCCCCATCATTAGCGAACTGCAAGCGATGGGCCAAACCTGCTCGCTGCTGGTCAGTGACAAAATACCCAAATCGTTTCTCGATGAGATGACCGCGACGATTAAAACCATTAACGATCCTGCGCTCGGTGGAACGCGTCTTTCTGCGATCATTGAGAAGCGTCAGCGCTTCCGGTGCCTGGTCAGCCCTTACTACACACCGTTGCTGAATGGGCTGGCGGATTCCCATGTTCGTACCCTGTATGGCCTGGCGAAAGAAGAGTGGAACCATGCCTGGTGGAACGCCTTTTATCATCGCATCCTGTGCTACAGCCACTATAGCCAGCGTGCGCTTGACATCGGCGGTTGCGCTAAAGTGGTGGGTAATCCCCGTTTCGATGAATGGCATAACCGCACTTACGATACCGCGCTGCCCAACAGCCTGAAGCTGAATGCGAAAAAGCAGACCATCCTGTATGCACCAACCTACGGCGCGCTAAGCTCGCTCCCCCATTGGGCGGAGCAGCTCAGCCGGTTAAGCCATGAATATAATGTCGTTACCAAACTGCATCATGGCACCCAGCACAGGCCGGAAGAAGCCGCCTCGCTGGCACTCGCGCAACGCTACTTAAAAAACAGACTGGACGATCCGCAGCATCTGCTGGCGCTTATTGCGCAGGCGGATTATGTGCTGACGGACAGCAGCGGCTTTATTTTTGACGCCCTTCATATGAATAAACGCGTCATTTTACTGAGCTGGCCGGAGATGAGTTCTCTGCTGGATGGCCAACAAAGTTTCTCGACCCCCGACAGCGCAGATCAGCGCATCCGTAACATCCTTCCGGTGGCACTGGATATACAGACGTTGCGCCATGCACTCTCTTGCGAGTTTGACTGGGCTGCGCTGGAAGCACCATTGGCTGATATTCGCCACCACTATTGCGATGCGTTTATGGATGGTCAGGCGGGGAAACGGGCGGCGCAGGAAATCGTAAAGCTCATCGATGCTTCGCCCCGGCAGCAAAGCAATACGCTGCTGCTCAGTTTGCAACAGAAGCTATTTAGTTGA